In Massilia violaceinigra, one DNA window encodes the following:
- a CDS encoding transporter substrate-binding domain-containing protein: MNYAKYLVVLLSASLFGAAAQAQELTGTLAKIKKSGVITLGVRDGSIPFSYLDDKQQYQGYSIDLCMKVVAALQKQPGLASLKVAMNPVTSANRIPLMANGTIDLECGSTTNNLERQQQVAFAPTMFVVANRLLAKKTSNIHTLADMKGKTLVATAGTSTLKQMTILNREQNLGMNIVVGKDHPESFLMVETGRAAAEANDDILLASQRANAKRPDDYQITADALSVEPYAIMLRKDDPAFKKAVDDALIAYYKSGDDVYRLYQKWFLSPIPPKGINLRFPMPPELINVLARPTDSPDPAAYAVVPDAQKAASKKR; this comes from the coding sequence ATGAATTATGCAAAATATCTCGTTGTACTGCTCAGTGCAAGCCTGTTCGGCGCCGCAGCGCAGGCGCAGGAACTGACCGGCACGCTGGCCAAGATCAAGAAAAGCGGCGTCATCACGCTGGGCGTGCGCGACGGTTCCATTCCCTTTTCCTACCTGGACGACAAGCAGCAGTACCAGGGCTATTCGATCGACCTGTGCATGAAGGTGGTCGCCGCCCTGCAAAAGCAGCCGGGCCTGGCCTCCTTGAAGGTGGCGATGAATCCGGTGACCTCGGCCAACCGCATCCCACTGATGGCCAACGGCACGATCGACCTCGAATGCGGCTCGACCACCAACAACCTGGAGCGCCAGCAGCAGGTCGCCTTCGCCCCGACCATGTTCGTGGTCGCCAACCGCCTGCTGGCCAAAAAAACGTCGAACATCCATACGCTGGCCGACATGAAGGGCAAGACGCTGGTGGCCACTGCCGGCACCTCGACCCTGAAGCAGATGACGATCCTCAACCGCGAGCAAAACCTGGGCATGAACATCGTCGTCGGCAAGGACCATCCCGAATCGTTCCTGATGGTCGAAACCGGGCGCGCCGCGGCCGAGGCAAACGACGACATCCTGCTGGCGTCGCAACGCGCCAACGCCAAGCGGCCGGACGACTACCAGATCACGGCCGACGCGCTGTCGGTCGAGCCGTACGCGATCATGCTGCGCAAGGACGACCCGGCCTTCAAGAAGGCGGTCGACGACGCCCTCATCGCCTATTACAAGTCGGGCGACGACGTGTATCGCCTGTACCAGAAGTGGTTCCTGTCGCCGATTCCGCCAAAGGGCATCAACCTGCGCTTCCCGATGCCGCCGGAGCTGATCAACGTGCTCGCCAGGCCGACCGATTCGCCCGACCCGGCCGCGTATGCGGTGGTGCCGGACGCGCAAAAAGCGGCCTCCAAAAAGCGTTAA